Part of the candidate division KSB1 bacterium genome is shown below.
CCGTGCGCGACGTCATGGAGCTGATGCGCGACCACTTCGAAGGCACCGAGTTCGACCTGTCCGTGGGCGTGGGCGCCGGACCGTATGGGCTCCCCTACCGCTGGCGACCGTTGACCTGGATGGTGGACAGCGTGCGCTACTTCAATGAGCGAGCCATCTCCACGCAGCAGACGGGGTTTTCTTTCATCGCCCAGGCCCGCTCTTGGCTGCCCAACCCAGTCGGCGGCGTACTCTGGTTCGGCGTGGATGATACCTACAGCACCGTCTATGTGCCCATCTATTGCGGCATCACAGATGTCCCTCGAAGCTACGCCGTGGGCACCGGCTCCTTTGACCAGTTCACCTGGGATTCGGCTTTTTGGGTGTTCAATTTTGTGGCTAACTATGCCTACTCCCGCTACTGCGACATGATCAAGGACATCCAGAAAGTACAGCGAGAGTTGGAAGGAAAGTTCATAGCCGCACAACCCGAGGTCGAGAAGGCTGCGCTGGCTCTTTACCAAACCTCACCCAGGCTCGCGGTCGATTACCTGACCCAATACTCCGTTCGCCAAGCCGAAGATACTGTAGCACGGTGGAGGAAACTGGGGGAGTTTCTCATCTACAAGTACCTCGATGGCAATGTGAAGGACGAACACGGCCATGTGAAACACCCCGGGTACCCGGAGAGCTGGTACCGGCAGATCGTGCGGGACAGCGGGGACCGCTACCGCGTGCCGCAGTGAGACGAGATTGTGGCTTTTTGATGCGGAGGGAGCATGAGTTCGATCTCCGTCACCCACAACCCTTCGGCAGAAACTCTGGAAAAGCTGGGTGTGAAAAACTGGCCCATCTGGACAAAAGAGGTCTCGGAGTTCCCCTGGTTCTACGACGAAAAGGAGACCTGCTACTTCTTGGAGGGCGAGGTAACCGTCATCCCAGAAGGGGGTGACCCGGTCATCATCCGCAAGGGCGACCTTGTGGTCTTTCCGCAAGGAATGTCCTGCACATGGAAAATCCACAAGGACGTCCGCAAGCACTACAAGTTTGGATGAGACCAATAGAGGACGGATTTCCCTTTCCCTACTGACACCCTCTCCAGAGGGAACCCGAACGGCTGAGACGGATTCCCTCGTGGCGGACCCTGGCTCTCCCCCTTTGGCATGGAGGGAAGGACTGCGAGGCGAGCACAAGTGTGACCATAGCCAACATGGCCAAGGAACAATTGCCCATCTATCTCGACTATAACGCCACCACACCCATCGATCCACAGGTGGCGCAGGCGATGCAGCCGTACATCAATCGCCACTTTGGCAATCCATCGAGCGCGCACGCCTTTGGTGTGGCAGCGAAAAAGGCGGTGGAACATGCTCGGACGCAGGTGGCCGCAATGCTCGGCTGCCGCCTGGAAGAAGTCGTCTTCACCAGCGGTGGCACCGAGTCGAACAATATGGCCATCATTGGCGTGGCCTATGCGTATCGTGCGAAGGGGAACCACATCATCACCAGTCAAATTGAGCACCCTGCGGTGCTCGAAGTTTGCCGCTTTCTGGAAAGCCAAGGATGGGTGGTTACTTACCTGCCTGTGGACGAGTACGGACTGGTGGATGCCGCTACACTCGAGGAAGCTATCACGCCACAGACCGTG
Proteins encoded:
- a CDS encoding cupin domain-containing protein — its product is MSSISVTHNPSAETLEKLGVKNWPIWTKEVSEFPWFYDEKETCYFLEGEVTVIPEGGDPVIIRKGDLVVFPQGMSCTWKIHKDVRKHYKFG